A section of the Streptomyces sp. V3I8 genome encodes:
- a CDS encoding CinA family protein, with protein sequence MTSTAAEVLRLLTVKGQTLAVAESLTGGLVAAELAAVPGASKAFRGSVTAYATDLKRDVLGVDAALLERRGAVDPQVAAAMAAGVRKVLGADWGISTTGVAGPDSQDGQSVGTVFVAVDGPRAATDASALGGKVAALRLNGSRTEIRMESVRSVLALLLERLVGEHPGNERTQDTEQNGGF encoded by the coding sequence GTGACGTCCACGGCCGCCGAAGTGCTGCGACTACTCACGGTGAAGGGGCAGACCCTTGCGGTCGCCGAGTCGCTCACCGGCGGTCTGGTGGCCGCGGAGCTGGCGGCGGTCCCCGGAGCCTCCAAGGCCTTCCGCGGCTCCGTGACGGCGTACGCCACCGATCTCAAGCGCGACGTGCTGGGTGTCGACGCCGCCCTGCTGGAGCGGCGTGGAGCGGTGGACCCGCAGGTCGCGGCAGCGATGGCGGCCGGTGTACGCAAGGTGCTCGGCGCGGACTGGGGGATTTCGACCACCGGGGTCGCGGGTCCTGATTCCCAGGACGGGCAGTCGGTCGGCACGGTTTTCGTCGCCGTGGACGGGCCCCGCGCGGCGACGGACGCAAGCGCTCTTGGCGGGAAAGTGGCGGCGCTGCGGTTGAACGGCTCCCGGACGGAAATCCGTATGGAGAGTGTACGGAGCGTGCTCGCACTGCTTCTGGAGCGGCTTGTGGGCGAACACCCTGGGAATGAGCGGACACAGGATACGGAACAGAACGGGGGGTTTTGA
- a CDS encoding helix-turn-helix domain-containing protein, whose product MILLRRLLGDVLRRQRQRQGRTLREVSSSARVSLGYLSEVERGQKEASSELLSAICDALDVRMSELMREVSDELALAELARSAAATEPVPTPVRPRLNSVSVAGVPPERVTIKAPAEAVDVVAA is encoded by the coding sequence ATGATTCTGCTCCGTCGCCTGCTTGGTGACGTGCTGCGTCGGCAGCGCCAGCGCCAGGGCCGTACTCTGCGCGAAGTCTCCTCGTCCGCCCGAGTTTCGCTCGGCTATCTCTCCGAGGTGGAGCGGGGGCAGAAAGAGGCTTCCTCGGAACTGCTCTCCGCGATCTGCGACGCGCTGGACGTACGGATGTCGGAACTGATGCGGGAAGTGAGCGATGAGCTCGCCCTCGCCGAGCTGGCCCGGTCGGCAGCGGCCACCGAACCTGTGCCCACGCCGGTACGCCCGAGGCTGAACTCCGTCTCGGTGGCCGGTGTGCCACCGGAACGGGTGACCATCAAGGCGCCTGCGGAAGCGGTCGACGTCGTCGCCGCCTGA